A window from Thiomicrorhabdus sp. encodes these proteins:
- the truA gene encoding tRNA pseudouridine(38-40) synthase TruA yields MRIALGVEYQGSRYCGWQRQGHCDSVQANLEDALGRIAAHEVSLFCAGRTDTGVHAIGQVVHFETESYRPAKAWIEGTNTQLPPDIRVIWAKEMDDEFHARFSANARQYRYVIFNRSVHSAVLAGRVTWEPYRLDESRMNLAAQALIGEQDFSAFRAAACQASHARRDIQKVAVSRRGDMVFIDIQANAFLHHMVRNISGTLIKIGKHQASVDWVSELLAARDRTLAAPTAPADGLYFVNAFYPPEFAIPQQPLNEILWQ; encoded by the coding sequence ATGCGCATTGCCTTGGGCGTCGAATATCAGGGAAGTCGTTACTGTGGATGGCAGCGTCAGGGGCATTGCGATTCGGTTCAGGCCAATCTTGAAGATGCTCTGGGGCGAATAGCGGCTCACGAAGTGTCTTTATTTTGTGCCGGGCGAACCGATACTGGCGTGCATGCGATCGGTCAGGTGGTGCATTTTGAAACCGAATCGTACAGACCGGCCAAAGCATGGATTGAGGGGACGAATACCCAATTGCCGCCGGATATCCGTGTTATCTGGGCCAAAGAGATGGACGACGAGTTTCATGCGCGTTTTTCGGCAAATGCCCGTCAATATCGTTATGTGATTTTTAATCGTTCGGTACACAGTGCCGTGCTGGCCGGAAGGGTTACGTGGGAGCCTTACCGACTGGATGAATCGCGAATGAATCTGGCGGCTCAGGCTTTGATCGGAGAGCAGGATTTCAGCGCTTTTCGCGCGGCGGCCTGTCAGGCAAGTCATGCACGTCGCGACATTCAGAAGGTGGCTGTCAGTCGTCGTGGAGATATGGTGTTTATTGATATCCAGGCTAACGCTTTTCTGCATCACATGGTGCGTAACATAAGTGGAACTCTGATTAAGATCGGTAAACACCAGGCAAGCGTTGATTGGGTTTCAGAGTTGCTGGCCGCCAGAGATCGAACTTTGGCCGCCCCGACAGCGCCGGCGGACGGGCTTTATTTCGTAAATGCTTTTTACCCTCCGGAATTCGCGATTCCGCAACAACCTCTAAACGAGATCTTATGGCAATAA
- the rlmE gene encoding 23S rRNA (uridine(2552)-2'-O)-methyltransferase RlmE → MARSKSSAGWLKEHFDDHYVLKAKQEGWRSRAVYKLQEIDEKDKLFKPGMCVVDLGAAPGGWSQWTTQKLGAQGEVFALDILPVEPFAGVTFIQGDFREDEVYQNLLDALDGRSVDVVMSDMAPNMSGNKGVDIPRAMYLVELCVELADQVLKPGGDLLMKVFQGEGYNELMIDLRGKYQKVITRKPQASRARSKEIYLLARNKK, encoded by the coding sequence ATGGCGAGAAGCAAATCCAGCGCAGGTTGGTTGAAAGAGCATTTTGACGATCATTATGTATTGAAAGCCAAGCAAGAGGGCTGGCGTTCCAGAGCAGTCTATAAGCTCCAGGAAATTGACGAAAAAGATAAATTATTCAAGCCGGGGATGTGTGTTGTCGATTTGGGAGCCGCCCCTGGAGGTTGGTCTCAGTGGACGACCCAGAAACTGGGCGCTCAAGGCGAAGTGTTTGCCTTGGATATTTTGCCGGTTGAGCCTTTTGCAGGGGTTACTTTCATTCAGGGAGATTTTCGCGAAGACGAGGTCTATCAGAATCTCCTGGATGCTCTGGACGGTCGTTCCGTCGATGTTGTCATGTCGGATATGGCGCCGAACATGAGCGGCAATAAAGGCGTTGATATCCCGCGAGCGATGTATCTGGTTGAGCTGTGTGTTGAACTGGCGGATCAGGTTTTGAAGCCTGGTGGCGATCTTCTGATGAAAGTGTTTCAAGGAGAAGGTTACAACGAACTGATGATTGATTTGAGGGGCAAGTATCAGAAGGTGATTACGCGTAAACCTCAGGCTTCACGCGCTCGAAGCAAAGAGATATACCTTCTGGCGCGCAATAAAAAGTAA
- the trpB gene encoding tryptophan synthase subunit beta, producing the protein MTVDFSKFPDEHGHFGSYGGVFAPETLMAALEQLNNEYESVKNDPDFLDELAQDLRDYVGRPTPLYLAKRWSEELGGAKIYLKREDLNHTGAHKVNNTIGQALLAKRLGKTRIIAETGAGQHGVASATVAARLGLECVVYMGADDVVRQAPNVARMRMLGATVIAVESGSRTLKDALNEAMRDWVTNVDDTFYIIGTVAGPHPYPAMVRDFQTVIGCEAREQILEKEGKLPDALIACVGGGSNAIGLFHKFLPDESVQIYGVEPAGHGLDTGEHAAPLCKGKPGVLHGNRTYLMQDEHGQILGTHSISAGLDYPGVGPEHSWLKDIGRVNYVAIDDEEALQGFRDLTRFEGIIPALESSHAIAYATKLAPTMSKEQSIIVNLSGRGDKDMNTIAQIEGIEF; encoded by the coding sequence ATGACAGTAGATTTTTCTAAGTTTCCCGATGAGCATGGACATTTTGGGTCTTACGGTGGAGTCTTTGCGCCCGAAACCCTGATGGCGGCTTTGGAGCAGCTGAATAACGAATACGAAAGCGTTAAAAATGATCCGGATTTTTTGGATGAGCTGGCGCAGGATTTACGGGATTATGTCGGACGGCCGACTCCGTTGTATCTGGCCAAGCGCTGGTCGGAAGAGTTGGGCGGTGCGAAAATTTACTTGAAGCGCGAAGATTTGAACCATACCGGCGCTCATAAGGTGAACAATACAATCGGGCAGGCGCTGTTGGCCAAGCGTTTAGGGAAGACCCGGATTATTGCCGAGACCGGTGCCGGTCAGCATGGAGTGGCCAGTGCGACTGTTGCTGCTCGGCTCGGTTTGGAATGTGTGGTTTATATGGGGGCCGATGATGTCGTTCGTCAGGCTCCGAACGTAGCGCGTATGCGTATGCTGGGTGCGACGGTGATTGCCGTTGAATCCGGTTCCAGAACGTTAAAAGATGCTTTGAACGAAGCGATGCGCGACTGGGTGACCAATGTGGACGACACCTTTTATATTATCGGTACGGTCGCAGGCCCGCATCCGTACCCGGCAATGGTTCGTGATTTTCAAACCGTTATCGGGTGCGAAGCGCGCGAACAGATTCTGGAGAAAGAAGGTAAGTTGCCGGATGCCTTGATTGCCTGTGTTGGCGGCGGTTCGAATGCCATTGGCCTGTTCCATAAATTCCTGCCGGACGAAAGTGTTCAAATCTATGGTGTTGAACCGGCTGGCCATGGTTTGGATACCGGAGAACATGCGGCTCCGCTTTGCAAAGGTAAGCCGGGTGTGCTGCATGGTAACCGTACATATTTGATGCAAGACGAGCATGGTCAGATTTTAGGCACGCATTCGATTTCCGCCGGCTTGGATTATCCGGGCGTGGGTCCGGAGCATTCATGGTTAAAAGATATCGGGCGAGTGAATTACGTTGCGATTGACGATGAGGAAGCTTTGCAGGGGTTTCGGGATCTGACGCGCTTTGAAGGCATTATTCCCGCGCTGGAATCCAGTCATGCAATTGCTTATGCGACAAAGCTGGCGCCGACCATGTCCAAAGAGCAGAGCATTATTGTTAATCTGTCCGGGCGCGGTGACAAAGATATGAATACCATCGCCCAGATTGAAGGGATTGAGTTTTAA
- the yhbY gene encoding ribosome assembly RNA-binding protein YhbY, giving the protein MSQPEKLSANQKKYLRSIAHNINPMIIIGANGVTDSLMAELESTLAHHELLKIKMSAADREDRNTITDYIIKETGALLVQSVGKTCTIYRQKEKTELPLPKK; this is encoded by the coding sequence ATGAGTCAACCCGAAAAACTTTCCGCCAACCAGAAAAAATATCTGCGCAGCATCGCCCACAATATTAATCCGATGATCATTATCGGAGCCAATGGCGTCACAGACAGCTTAATGGCGGAATTAGAGAGTACACTTGCCCATCACGAGCTTCTAAAAATCAAAATGAGTGCGGCGGACCGCGAAGACCGGAATACCATTACCGACTACATCATTAAAGAAACCGGAGCCTTACTGGTCCAGTCGGTGGGGAAAACCTGTACTATTTACCGTCAAAAAGAGAAGACCGAACTGCCACTGCCCAAAAAATAG
- a CDS encoding O-succinylhomoserine sulfhydrylase, producing the protein MDAFDDFDIQTLAVRAGYRQTAEQEHSEAIFPTSSFCYQSAAQAAARFGGHEEGNVYSRFTNPTVRTFEDRLAALEGAEACVATASGMSAILSTFMALCQVGDHIVSSQSVFGTTKVLFSKYLSKFGVEVSFVSQTDLTEWKAAIRPNTKALFLETPSNPLTEVADLRAMSELAKSHECLLVVDNCFCTPVLQRPLHLGADVVIHSATKFLDGQGRAVGGAVLGSAEFVGEEVRGFLRTCGPTMSPFNAWVFLKGLETLPVRIKAHCENAIELARWLDAHPNVEQVFYPWLESHPQHSVARQQQLGGGGLLSFKVKGGKEEAWKVIDYTHMLSITANLGDVKTIITHPATTTHNRVEEAQRLKAGVTDNLIRISVGLESIEDIKQDLARGLDRL; encoded by the coding sequence ATGGATGCTTTTGACGATTTTGACATTCAAACGTTGGCGGTGAGAGCCGGCTATCGGCAAACTGCGGAACAGGAACACAGCGAAGCGATTTTCCCGACCTCGAGTTTCTGTTACCAGTCGGCGGCTCAGGCGGCTGCCCGCTTTGGCGGGCACGAAGAAGGGAACGTCTATTCTCGTTTCACAAATCCGACAGTCCGCACTTTTGAAGACCGGCTGGCAGCGTTGGAGGGCGCAGAAGCCTGTGTTGCGACGGCTTCGGGAATGTCGGCAATTTTGTCGACCTTTATGGCTCTGTGTCAAGTGGGCGATCACATTGTTTCTTCGCAGAGTGTGTTCGGTACCACCAAAGTTTTGTTCAGTAAATACCTTTCCAAGTTTGGTGTCGAGGTAAGCTTTGTTTCGCAAACGGATCTTACAGAGTGGAAAGCGGCAATTCGCCCGAATACCAAAGCCCTGTTTCTTGAGACGCCTTCCAATCCTTTGACGGAAGTGGCGGATCTGCGAGCCATGAGTGAACTGGCAAAAAGCCATGAATGCCTGTTGGTTGTCGATAACTGTTTTTGCACACCTGTTTTGCAGCGACCTTTGCACCTTGGGGCGGATGTAGTTATCCACTCGGCAACCAAGTTTCTTGATGGACAGGGACGAGCTGTTGGAGGCGCGGTTCTTGGGTCAGCAGAGTTTGTTGGGGAAGAAGTCCGCGGGTTTTTAAGAACTTGCGGCCCGACAATGAGTCCATTCAATGCCTGGGTTTTTTTGAAGGGATTGGAAACCCTGCCGGTGCGTATCAAGGCGCATTGTGAAAATGCAATTGAACTGGCACGCTGGCTTGATGCGCATCCGAATGTCGAGCAGGTTTTTTATCCGTGGCTGGAGTCGCATCCGCAGCATTCCGTCGCACGGCAGCAACAGCTTGGCGGGGGCGGTCTGCTCAGTTTTAAAGTCAAAGGTGGCAAAGAAGAAGCCTGGAAGGTCATCGATTATACGCATATGTTGTCCATTACCGCCAATCTTGGCGATGTTAAAACCATCATAACGCATCCGGCAACGACGACGCACAATCGAGTTGAAGAAGCCCAGCGTTTAAAGGCTGGAGTCACGGATAATCTGATTCGTATCTCGGTTGGTTTGGAATCGATAGAGGATATCAAGCAGGATTTGGCTAGAGGATTGGATCGGTTATAA
- the folC gene encoding bifunctional tetrahydrofolate synthase/dihydrofolate synthase, producing the protein MLPPDRQSSLNEWVDWLLHLHAQEIDLGLERAAQVAGEMALLPPAPKVISVAGTNGKGSSVAMLTAVLQAAGYRVGSYTSPHIRFFNERIRINGAMVDDRIIVEAFEAIERNRKQTKLTYFEFSTLAALKVFKDEKVDVAVLEVGLGGRLDAVNIVDADAALITAIDVDHVDWLGDDRSLIALEKAGIARKGRPAVCSDPCPPDRLADYMRSQKIPFYQLGKDFNYQKNRDGWSFRFGEDGMPDLPLPSLKGDFQLQNASGVLAILQRSGLVCDARSIADGLKNVEHEGRLQLVDLDGQSWLFDVAHNPQSAQVLADYLSRETEAKMAAKRIAVFSVLNDKDSLPMVQALSPYIDRWAIAELPGPRALSLSELQMLLLRAGVDPNKLFSFDSMKEAVFWGRGQAQMPILVWGSFFTVSQVKEALENAE; encoded by the coding sequence ATGCTGCCTCCTGACCGACAATCGTCTCTGAATGAATGGGTTGACTGGTTATTGCACCTGCATGCTCAGGAAATCGATCTCGGACTTGAGCGTGCCGCTCAGGTTGCGGGAGAGATGGCTTTATTGCCTCCTGCACCTAAAGTGATCAGCGTTGCCGGGACTAACGGCAAAGGCTCAAGCGTCGCGATGTTGACGGCGGTTCTGCAGGCTGCCGGTTATCGAGTCGGCAGTTATACGTCACCGCATATCCGTTTTTTTAACGAGCGCATCCGCATCAATGGCGCGATGGTTGACGACCGGATTATTGTTGAGGCATTCGAGGCGATAGAACGCAACAGAAAACAGACCAAATTGACGTATTTCGAGTTTTCAACGTTGGCTGCTTTAAAGGTCTTCAAGGACGAGAAGGTTGACGTAGCTGTGCTTGAAGTAGGCCTCGGCGGGCGTCTGGATGCGGTGAATATTGTGGATGCTGATGCCGCTTTGATAACGGCAATTGATGTTGATCATGTCGATTGGCTTGGCGATGATCGTTCGTTGATCGCTTTGGAAAAAGCCGGTATTGCGAGAAAGGGTCGCCCCGCCGTTTGTTCGGATCCTTGTCCGCCAGATCGTTTGGCAGATTATATGCGGAGTCAGAAGATCCCGTTTTATCAACTGGGGAAGGATTTCAATTATCAAAAAAATCGGGATGGTTGGTCTTTCCGTTTTGGGGAAGATGGCATGCCCGATTTGCCGTTGCCGTCACTGAAAGGAGACTTTCAGTTACAGAATGCGTCCGGTGTGTTGGCGATTCTGCAACGATCAGGGTTGGTGTGTGATGCCCGCTCAATTGCCGATGGATTGAAAAATGTCGAGCATGAGGGGCGTTTACAACTTGTCGATTTGGATGGACAGAGTTGGTTGTTTGATGTTGCGCATAACCCGCAGTCTGCGCAGGTTCTGGCCGATTACCTGAGCAGGGAAACGGAAGCAAAGATGGCAGCCAAGAGGATCGCGGTGTTCTCGGTGCTGAATGATAAGGATTCCTTGCCGATGGTGCAGGCCTTGTCTCCGTACATTGATCGCTGGGCCATTGCGGAGCTTCCGGGGCCGAGAGCCTTGTCTTTAAGCGAGTTGCAGATGCTGTTGCTCCGGGCAGGTGTAGATCCGAATAAGCTGTTTTCATTCGATTCCATGAAGGAGGCCGTTTTCTGGGGGAGAGGTCAGGCTCAGATGCCGATTTTGGTATGGGGATCGTTTTTTACTGTTTCACAAGTGAAAGAGGCTTTGGAAAACGCCGAGTAG
- the accD gene encoding acetyl-CoA carboxylase, carboxyltransferase subunit beta, translating to MNWFEKILPSIKQVAERKKSVPEGLWTKCPKCESTLYRAEVTRNQEVCPKCDHHMRLGGRQRLTTFLDEGSFNEFAENISPVDALKFRDLKKYKDRLSAAQKATGEKDALITATGTINQLPVVVAAFEFKFMGGSMGSVVGEKFVRAVNEAIERQAPFICFSASGGARMQEALFSLMQMAKTSAALGRLRAQKLPFVSVLTDPTMGGVSASFAMLGDLNIAEPKALIGFAGPRVIEQTVREKLPEGFQRSEFLLEHGAIDRIVHRHQLRDEISSMCSMLMSQAG from the coding sequence ATGAACTGGTTTGAAAAAATTTTACCAAGTATTAAACAGGTCGCCGAGCGTAAAAAATCCGTTCCGGAAGGGTTGTGGACCAAATGTCCGAAGTGTGAAAGCACTTTGTATCGTGCCGAGGTTACCCGTAATCAGGAAGTGTGTCCGAAATGTGATCACCATATGCGTCTTGGTGGTCGCCAGCGTTTGACGACATTTTTGGATGAGGGCAGTTTCAATGAATTTGCCGAAAATATTTCTCCGGTTGATGCCTTGAAATTCAGAGATCTCAAGAAGTATAAGGATCGTTTGTCGGCGGCACAAAAAGCCACCGGAGAAAAAGATGCTTTGATTACGGCGACCGGTACTATCAATCAGCTTCCGGTGGTGGTAGCCGCTTTTGAATTTAAGTTCATGGGTGGTTCCATGGGATCGGTCGTCGGTGAAAAATTCGTACGTGCCGTGAATGAAGCCATTGAGCGACAAGCGCCGTTTATCTGTTTTTCGGCCAGCGGCGGTGCGCGTATGCAGGAAGCGCTTTTCTCTTTGATGCAGATGGCAAAAACCAGCGCAGCTTTAGGGCGTCTTCGTGCGCAGAAACTGCCATTCGTTTCGGTTTTGACCGATCCGACAATGGGAGGTGTTTCGGCCAGTTTTGCAATGCTTGGCGACCTGAATATCGCCGAACCAAAAGCTTTAATCGGTTTTGCCGGCCCGCGTGTTATCGAACAGACGGTGCGCGAAAAACTGCCGGAAGGGTTTCAGCGTAGTGAATTTTTGCTGGAGCATGGCGCGATCGATCGTATCGTTCACCGTCATCAGCTGCGGGATGAAATTTCGTCAATGTGCAGTATGCTGATGAGTCAAGCTGGTTGA
- the trpA gene encoding tryptophan synthase subunit alpha, whose amino-acid sequence MSRIQTKLADLKAAGKTALIPYLTAGDPEPNATVDLMHLLVEKGADAIELGVPFSDPMADGPVIQKAVERALEHHVSLDDVLEFVRVFREKDGTTPIILMGYLNPIEAMGFEAFSNAAASVGVDGVLTVDMPPEESQGYLPALDSHGLDRVFLVSPTTPPKRLQAVNEKGSGFVYYVSLKGVTGSKQLDVASVTEHMDALRRTMQMPIGIGFGIRDGESAFEMAKLGDAVIVGSALVSLIEANETKGLYDIHLAIGEKMNEFRSAIDRADALTAQE is encoded by the coding sequence ATGAGCAGAATACAAACGAAACTTGCCGATTTGAAAGCGGCTGGGAAAACCGCATTGATACCGTATTTAACGGCTGGAGATCCTGAGCCGAATGCGACCGTTGATCTGATGCATTTGCTGGTTGAGAAAGGTGCGGATGCCATTGAGTTGGGGGTTCCTTTTTCGGACCCGATGGCAGATGGACCGGTCATTCAAAAAGCGGTGGAACGTGCTTTGGAGCATCATGTCAGTTTGGATGATGTTTTGGAGTTTGTCCGCGTCTTTCGTGAGAAAGATGGAACCACGCCGATCATTCTGATGGGGTATCTGAATCCGATCGAAGCCATGGGATTTGAGGCGTTTTCCAATGCGGCGGCTTCGGTTGGAGTTGATGGTGTACTGACCGTCGATATGCCGCCGGAAGAGTCTCAAGGTTATTTGCCCGCTTTGGATAGCCACGGTCTGGATAGAGTATTTCTGGTTTCCCCGACGACACCGCCGAAGCGTTTGCAGGCTGTGAATGAAAAAGGCAGCGGGTTTGTCTATTATGTTTCCCTGAAGGGCGTGACCGGATCGAAACAGCTGGATGTCGCTTCGGTGACCGAACATATGGATGCTCTGCGCCGGACAATGCAGATGCCGATTGGTATCGGTTTCGGTATTCGGGACGGGGAGTCGGCTTTCGAAATGGCCAAACTTGGCGATGCCGTTATTGTCGGTTCGGCACTGGTGAGTCTCATCGAAGCGAATGAGACGAAAGGTCTTTACGATATACATCTCGCAATCGGCGAGAAAATGAACGAATTCCGCTCGGCGATTGATCGTGCCGATGCGCTAACCGCTCAGGAGTAA
- a CDS encoding SPOR domain-containing protein has translation MDPISKHRLTGAAIWLVLLIWIVPEWYSHPVNFHPKGMPLEESQATRPLVEHPFLLSGEIAQPGEPNTSSAHRQSAEQELYPVLTEEQELAQREAERTRLEVPPLRKEEKTSANPVVAKKPAQDLAVVKAEKAENGGWLVLLASYKEKKNAQAALEKLRKQGYGASIKYFQKSKVYSLRSGPYSSKLKAEQDQRKLDKLLRIKSMIVQLK, from the coding sequence ATGGATCCGATAAGTAAGCATCGTTTGACCGGAGCGGCAATCTGGTTGGTTTTATTGATCTGGATCGTTCCGGAATGGTATAGCCATCCGGTCAATTTCCATCCGAAAGGCATGCCGCTGGAAGAGAGTCAGGCGACCAGGCCGTTGGTGGAGCATCCGTTTCTGCTGTCAGGTGAAATTGCCCAGCCGGGAGAGCCGAATACTTCTTCTGCGCACCGACAATCCGCGGAACAGGAGCTTTATCCGGTACTGACTGAAGAACAGGAGCTGGCGCAGCGAGAAGCCGAACGAACGCGTTTGGAAGTCCCGCCTCTTCGAAAAGAAGAGAAGACCTCTGCGAATCCGGTTGTGGCTAAGAAGCCGGCGCAGGACCTTGCCGTCGTAAAGGCGGAAAAAGCTGAAAACGGTGGCTGGCTGGTGTTGCTAGCGTCTTATAAAGAAAAGAAAAATGCGCAGGCGGCATTGGAAAAACTGCGGAAGCAGGGGTATGGCGCCTCAATTAAATATTTTCAAAAATCCAAGGTCTATTCTCTCCGGAGCGGGCCTTATTCCAGCAAGCTGAAAGCCGAACAGGATCAGCGTAAACTGGATAAACTGTTGCGTATCAAATCCATGATCGTGCAACTTAAGTAG
- the ftsH gene encoding ATP-dependent zinc metalloprotease FtsH — MKNDMLKNVLVWAVVVMILTTVFNHFSSQKQANSGRLDYSDFIEQVHQGQVSKVFIEGSTIRGIYGNGESFTTYNPGDPGLMGDLLDNHVKIQAQPPEQQSLLMQIFISWFPMLLLIAVWIFFMRSVGGGMGGKGGPMSFGKSKARMLTDDQNKVTLDDVAGADEAKQEVGEIVDFLKDPSKYQNLGGSIPRGVLMVGPPGTGKTLLAKAIAGEAKVPFFTISGSDFVEMFVGVGASRVRDMFEQAKAHAPCIIFIDEIDAVGRSRGSGMGGGNDEREQTLNQMLVEMDGFEGNEGIIVIAATNRADVLDPALLRPGRFDRQVTVGLPDIRGREQILKVHMRKVPLAEDVKPSYIARGTPGFSGADLANLVNEAALFAARENQKLVTQKHFEKAKDKILMGVERKSMVMKEEERRMTAYHESGHAIVGYLVPEHDPVYKVSIMPRGRALGVTMYLPEEDSYSYSKRKLESQLSSLYGGRLAEELIYGEDAVTTGASNDIERATAIARNMVTKWGLSDNLGPLLYEEEDRSGFMGSSRNANVSGEVSKKIDEEIRTIIDRNYERARQILIDNNDKLEIMTECLMKYETIDKDQVDRIMRGEDPGAPKDWVEPDDEITPSSSNDQKEKKSKPFEPHETTLDDSKDGVDGNSGEPKMH; from the coding sequence ATGAAAAACGATATGTTGAAAAATGTACTGGTTTGGGCTGTGGTTGTGATGATTCTTACCACGGTCTTTAACCATTTTAGCAGTCAAAAGCAGGCAAATTCCGGGCGTTTGGATTATTCGGATTTTATTGAGCAGGTCCATCAAGGGCAGGTCAGCAAGGTCTTTATTGAAGGTTCGACAATTCGCGGCATTTACGGCAACGGCGAAAGCTTTACGACTTACAACCCGGGAGATCCGGGATTGATGGGAGACCTGTTGGATAATCACGTGAAAATTCAGGCGCAACCTCCGGAGCAGCAAAGTCTGTTGATGCAGATTTTCATTTCCTGGTTCCCGATGTTGTTGCTGATCGCGGTGTGGATTTTCTTTATGCGCTCTGTCGGTGGGGGCATGGGAGGCAAAGGTGGGCCTATGTCGTTCGGTAAATCCAAGGCAAGAATGCTGACCGATGACCAGAATAAGGTGACGTTGGACGATGTTGCCGGTGCGGATGAGGCCAAGCAAGAAGTTGGGGAAATTGTTGATTTCCTGAAAGATCCGAGTAAGTATCAGAATCTTGGTGGGAGTATTCCTCGCGGTGTGTTGATGGTTGGGCCGCCAGGAACGGGTAAAACCCTGCTGGCGAAAGCGATTGCCGGTGAAGCCAAAGTGCCGTTTTTTACGATTTCCGGTTCCGATTTTGTCGAAATGTTTGTCGGTGTCGGTGCTTCACGTGTTCGCGATATGTTCGAACAGGCCAAGGCGCATGCTCCCTGTATTATCTTTATCGATGAAATCGATGCGGTTGGCCGCAGTCGTGGTAGCGGCATGGGCGGCGGTAACGACGAGCGCGAACAGACTCTGAACCAGATGCTGGTCGAGATGGATGGTTTTGAAGGGAATGAAGGCATTATCGTCATTGCTGCGACCAACCGTGCCGATGTTCTAGACCCTGCGTTGTTGCGTCCGGGGCGCTTTGACCGTCAGGTTACGGTCGGTTTGCCGGATATTCGCGGGCGTGAGCAGATTTTGAAAGTGCATATGCGTAAAGTGCCTTTGGCAGAGGATGTTAAACCGTCTTATATCGCACGCGGTACGCCAGGGTTCTCCGGGGCGGATCTGGCTAACCTGGTGAATGAGGCCGCATTGTTTGCTGCACGCGAAAACCAGAAGTTGGTCACTCAGAAGCACTTTGAAAAAGCCAAAGATAAAATTTTGATGGGTGTCGAACGCAAATCGATGGTGATGAAGGAAGAGGAGCGTCGCATGACCGCTTATCACGAGTCCGGACATGCGATTGTGGGTTATCTGGTTCCTGAACATGATCCGGTTTATAAAGTGTCGATCATGCCGCGTGGACGAGCGCTTGGGGTGACAATGTATCTTCCGGAAGAAGATAGCTACAGCTATTCCAAACGCAAGCTGGAATCGCAGTTGTCCAGTCTCTACGGTGGACGCTTGGCTGAAGAATTGATTTATGGTGAAGATGCGGTCACGACCGGAGCCAGCAATGACATTGAACGAGCAACCGCGATTGCCCGCAACATGGTGACTAAGTGGGGTCTGTCGGATAATCTAGGCCCGCTTCTCTATGAAGAGGAAGATCGCAGCGGTTTTATGGGGTCTTCCCGAAATGCGAATGTTTCCGGTGAAGTTTCCAAAAAAATCGATGAAGAAATTCGGACGATTATCGATCGAAATTATGAACGGGCACGTCAGATTTTGATTGATAACAACGACAAGTTGGAAATTATGACCGAGTGCTTGATGAAATACGAAACCATCGATAAGGATCAGGTTGATCGCATTATGCGCGGTGAAGATCCCGGAGCGCCAAAAGACTGGGTTGAGCCTGATGATGAAATCACTCCTTCGTCCAGTAATGACCAGAAAGAGAAAAAATCAAAACCTTTTGAACCGCACGAAACGACACTGGATGATTCAAAAGACGGCGTCGATGGAAATTCCGGTGAACCGAAAATGCACTGA
- a CDS encoding phosphoribosylanthranilate isomerase has protein sequence MAITAPPVARTRVKICGLTNVEDALAACYAGADAIGLVFFPPSPRNVSLAAAAEIAASIPAFVTKTALFVDPDAELVRRVLQKVDIDLLQFHGDESAEFCESFDRPYIKAVAMQETTELAELASRYASASGLLLDTYKPGVPGGTGESFNWQWARPPHPVPIILAGGLTAENVADAIRIVSPWAVDVSGGVELCKGKKSAEKIQKFIKNATSRVE, from the coding sequence ATGGCAATAACAGCTCCTCCTGTTGCACGTACCCGTGTTAAAATCTGCGGTTTGACGAATGTTGAAGATGCTCTGGCGGCCTGCTATGCGGGGGCGGATGCAATTGGTCTGGTGTTTTTTCCACCCAGTCCGCGGAATGTCTCTCTGGCTGCTGCGGCAGAAATCGCCGCGTCGATCCCAGCATTTGTCACTAAAACGGCGTTGTTTGTCGACCCGGATGCGGAGTTGGTTCGCAGGGTGTTGCAGAAAGTCGATATCGATCTTCTGCAATTTCATGGTGATGAATCGGCTGAATTCTGCGAGTCATTCGACCGACCTTATATTAAAGCGGTTGCCATGCAGGAGACGACAGAGCTGGCTGAGTTGGCGAGCCGTTATGCTTCTGCAAGTGGTTTGCTTCTGGATACTTACAAGCCGGGTGTTCCGGGAGGAACCGGGGAAAGTTTCAACTGGCAGTGGGCCCGCCCCCCGCATCCGGTTCCAATCATTTTGGCCGGAGGTTTGACCGCGGAGAATGTTGCGGATGCCATCCGAATCGTCAGCCCTTGGGCGGTAGATGTCAGCGGGGGGGTCGAGCTGTGCAAGGGCAAAAAATCCGCTGAGAAAATACAGAAATTTATTAAGAATGCAACGAGTAGAGTCGAATGA